Proteins co-encoded in one Streptomyces sp. JH34 genomic window:
- a CDS encoding LacI family DNA-binding transcriptional regulator — protein sequence MTARLADIANQAGVSEATVSRVLNGKPGVAAATRESVLAALDVLGYERPVRLRRRSAGLVGLITPELENPIFPALAQVIGQALTRQGYTPVLATQTPGGSTEDELTEMLVDRGVSGIIFVSGLHADTSADMQRYEQLRAQGVPFVLVNGFSPKVQAPFISPDDRAAMRLAVTHLVALGHQRIGLAVGPKRFVPVLRKIEGFHATMREQLDLTADAVEQLIQHSLYTLEGGQAAASALMERGCTAVVCASDMMALGAIRAARRLSMEVPRDLSVVGYDDSPLIAFTDPPLTTIRQPVTAMGQAAVRTLLEEIGGTPAPHSEFVFMPELVVRGSTASGPGPSSPAPARR from the coding sequence ATGACCGCACGGCTTGCCGATATCGCAAATCAGGCGGGGGTCAGCGAAGCGACGGTCAGCCGCGTACTGAACGGCAAGCCCGGTGTCGCAGCGGCCACCCGCGAATCAGTCCTCGCGGCGCTCGACGTCCTCGGCTACGAGCGCCCCGTCCGGCTGCGCCGGCGCAGCGCGGGTCTCGTCGGCCTGATCACGCCCGAGCTGGAGAACCCGATCTTCCCCGCGCTGGCCCAGGTCATCGGCCAGGCGCTCACCAGGCAGGGCTACACGCCGGTGCTGGCGACGCAGACGCCGGGCGGCTCGACCGAGGACGAGCTCACCGAGATGCTCGTCGACCGCGGGGTCTCGGGCATCATCTTCGTCTCCGGACTGCACGCCGACACGTCGGCCGACATGCAGCGCTACGAGCAACTGCGCGCCCAGGGTGTTCCCTTCGTCCTGGTCAACGGCTTCTCCCCCAAGGTGCAGGCTCCCTTCATCTCTCCGGACGACCGTGCGGCGATGCGGCTCGCGGTGACGCACCTGGTGGCGCTCGGGCACCAGCGCATCGGACTGGCGGTCGGGCCGAAGCGCTTCGTCCCGGTCCTCCGCAAGATCGAGGGGTTCCACGCCACGATGCGGGAGCAGCTGGACCTCACCGCCGACGCGGTGGAGCAGCTGATCCAGCACTCCCTGTACACGCTGGAGGGCGGCCAGGCGGCGGCCTCGGCGCTGATGGAGCGCGGGTGCACCGCGGTGGTGTGCGCGAGCGACATGATGGCGCTCGGCGCCATCCGGGCGGCCCGCAGGCTGTCGATGGAGGTCCCGCGCGACCTCTCCGTGGTGGGCTACGACGACTCGCCCCTCATAGCGTTCACCGATCCGCCGCTCACCACGATCCGGCAGCCGGTGACGGCGATGGGCCAGGCCGCGGTGCGCACCCTGCTGGAGGAGATCGGCGGCACACCGGCTCCGCACAGCGAGTTCGTCTTCATGCCCGAGCTGGTCGTACGCGGTTCAACCGCATCGGGCCCGGGTCCTTCCTCCCCGGCTCCCGCCCGCCGGTGA
- a CDS encoding extracellular solute-binding protein — MRRGITATALVATLALAATACGGDDESGGSKSSGELSGTVTWWDTSNVGSEDKVFKKIAEGFEKKHPKVDVKYVNVPFGEAQNKFKNAAQAGSGAPDVIRSEVAWTPEFADLGYLAPLDGTAALKDEGDFLKQAAASTKYKGKTYAVPQVIDSMGIFYNKKMFADAGVEPPAKIADLKTVAEKIKKKTGKTGLYLRGDDSYYFLSFLYGEGGDLVDADAKTVTVDNAAGVKAFGVVKDLVDSGTAKTDATDGWENMMQSFKNGDVAMMINGPWAVADTLTGKEFTDKANLGISTVPAGSAGQGAPQGGHNLGVYAGSKNLDASYAFVEYMTSVEAQAQTAGELNLLPTRTSAYSKKEAVDSEIVQFFKPVVETAVERPWIPETGSLFAPLNVEYTKVLTGQTTPDKAAKATGDSYRKLLKGWK; from the coding sequence ATGCGACGTGGCATAACGGCCACCGCCCTGGTCGCGACCCTGGCGCTCGCGGCGACCGCCTGCGGAGGCGACGACGAGTCCGGCGGCAGCAAGAGCTCGGGCGAGCTCTCCGGCACGGTGACCTGGTGGGACACCTCGAACGTCGGCAGCGAGGACAAGGTCTTCAAGAAGATCGCCGAGGGCTTCGAGAAGAAGCACCCGAAGGTCGACGTCAAGTACGTCAACGTTCCCTTCGGCGAGGCGCAGAACAAGTTCAAGAACGCGGCCCAGGCCGGTTCCGGCGCCCCCGACGTCATCCGCTCCGAGGTCGCCTGGACCCCCGAGTTCGCCGACCTCGGCTACCTGGCCCCGCTGGACGGCACCGCGGCGCTCAAGGACGAGGGCGACTTCCTCAAGCAGGCCGCCGCCTCGACCAAGTACAAGGGCAAGACGTACGCGGTCCCGCAGGTGATCGACTCCATGGGCATCTTCTACAACAAGAAGATGTTCGCCGACGCGGGCGTCGAGCCGCCGGCGAAGATCGCCGACCTGAAGACCGTCGCCGAGAAGATCAAGAAGAAGACCGGCAAGACCGGCCTCTACCTGCGCGGCGACGACTCGTACTACTTCCTCTCCTTCCTCTACGGCGAGGGCGGTGACCTGGTCGACGCCGACGCGAAGACCGTCACCGTGGACAACGCCGCGGGCGTCAAGGCGTTCGGTGTCGTGAAGGACCTCGTCGACTCCGGGACGGCGAAGACCGACGCCACGGACGGCTGGGAGAACATGATGCAGTCGTTCAAGAACGGCGACGTCGCCATGATGATCAACGGCCCCTGGGCCGTGGCCGACACCCTGACCGGCAAGGAGTTCACCGACAAGGCGAACCTGGGCATCTCCACGGTGCCGGCCGGCTCCGCGGGCCAGGGCGCTCCGCAGGGCGGCCACAACCTCGGTGTCTACGCGGGCTCCAAGAACCTCGACGCCTCCTACGCGTTCGTCGAGTACATGACCTCGGTCGAGGCCCAGGCCCAGACCGCGGGTGAGCTCAACCTGCTGCCGACCCGCACCTCCGCGTACTCCAAGAAGGAGGCCGTGGACAGCGAGATCGTCCAGTTCTTCAAGCCCGTCGTCGAGACCGCCGTCGAGCGTCCGTGGATCCCGGAGACCGGCAGCCTCTTCGCCCCGCTGAACGTCGAGTACACCAAGGTCCTCACCGGCCAGACCACGCCGGACAAGGCCGCGAAGGCGACCGGCGACTCCTACCGCAAGCTCCTCAAGGGCTGGAAGTAA
- a CDS encoding sugar ABC transporter permease, translating to MAVHTSQSVAKAAGDDVARGRSRGTGNPPPPSRFRRALSVHWYAWTMVAPVVLVIGVIIGYPLVRGIWLSMTDANERNVARSIGVNEMPATYEFVGLDNYADALTGNQFLGTLGWTLVWTVSCVTITFCLGMALANILNRRIVGRSAYRMALILPWAIPGFVSVFAWRFLYNENNGLLNKILGGAGIDGIPWLNDPTWAKFSVIAVNVWLGVPFMMVALLGGLQSIPAEQYEAAEMDGATAWQRFRHVTLPGLRPVSTTVVLLSTIWTFNMFPVIFLLTRGGPGEATQILVTQAYKFSFEISPRDFAQSSTWGVLILVLLMLFAMVYRRVLRTQGDNW from the coding sequence ATGGCTGTCCACACCAGCCAGTCGGTGGCGAAGGCCGCGGGCGACGACGTCGCCCGCGGCCGGAGCCGCGGTACTGGTAACCCCCCACCGCCGAGCAGGTTCCGGCGTGCCCTGTCGGTCCACTGGTACGCCTGGACCATGGTCGCCCCCGTCGTGCTCGTGATCGGCGTGATCATCGGCTACCCGCTGGTCCGCGGCATCTGGCTGTCGATGACCGACGCCAACGAGCGCAACGTCGCCCGGTCCATCGGTGTCAACGAGATGCCCGCCACCTACGAGTTCGTGGGTCTGGACAACTACGCCGACGCCCTGACCGGCAACCAGTTCCTCGGGACGCTCGGCTGGACCCTGGTGTGGACGGTCTCCTGTGTGACCATCACCTTCTGCCTGGGCATGGCCCTCGCCAACATCCTCAACCGCAGGATCGTCGGCCGCTCCGCCTACCGCATGGCCCTGATCCTTCCCTGGGCCATCCCCGGCTTCGTGTCGGTCTTCGCCTGGCGCTTCCTCTACAACGAGAACAACGGGCTGCTCAACAAGATCCTCGGCGGCGCCGGCATCGACGGCATACCGTGGCTGAACGACCCCACCTGGGCGAAGTTCTCCGTCATCGCCGTCAACGTCTGGCTCGGCGTGCCCTTCATGATGGTCGCCCTCCTCGGCGGACTGCAGTCGATCCCCGCCGAGCAGTACGAGGCCGCGGAGATGGACGGCGCCACCGCCTGGCAGCGCTTCCGCCACGTCACGCTCCCCGGACTGCGTCCGGTGTCCACCACGGTGGTCCTGCTCTCCACCATCTGGACCTTCAACATGTTCCCGGTGATCTTCCTGCTGACCCGCGGCGGACCCGGTGAGGCCACGCAGATCCTGGTCACCCAGGCGTACAAATTCTCCTTCGAGATCAGCCCGCGCGACTTCGCGCAGTCCTCCACCTGGGGCGTGCTGATCCTCGTACTCCTGATGCTCTTCGCCATGGTGTACCGGCGAGTGCTCCGCACGCAGGGAGACAACTGGTGA
- a CDS encoding carbohydrate ABC transporter permease encodes MTTATAPSATAATSARHDARKVRRRGDRSPAASVALHLTLIVTSVIAVFPVLWVLLTSLKPAKFASTTDFFKETTFENYSNLIKDTEFLAWFGNSVIVAGLSTVIGVFVSATTGYAVSRFRFPGKRGLMWTLLVTQMFPVAVLIVPIYNIMSTMGLLNQPAGLVITYLTISVPFCAWMMKGFFDTIPREIDESGQVDGLTPFGTFWRLILPLAKPGLAVTAFYSFITAWGEVAYASAFMVGDENLTLAGGLQKFVNQYGAQWGPMTAASVLIAIPAALVFLFAQKHLVTGMSAGAVKG; translated from the coding sequence GTGACCACCGCCACCGCACCCTCCGCCACCGCCGCGACCTCCGCCCGGCACGACGCCCGCAAGGTCCGCCGCCGGGGCGACCGCTCGCCGGCCGCGTCCGTGGCCCTGCACCTCACGCTGATCGTCACCTCGGTGATCGCGGTCTTCCCGGTGCTCTGGGTCCTGCTGACGTCGCTGAAGCCCGCGAAGTTCGCGTCGACCACGGACTTCTTCAAAGAGACGACGTTCGAGAACTACAGCAACCTGATCAAGGACACCGAGTTCCTTGCCTGGTTCGGCAACTCCGTGATCGTCGCGGGGCTCTCCACCGTCATCGGCGTCTTCGTCTCCGCCACCACCGGCTACGCCGTCAGCCGCTTCCGCTTCCCCGGCAAGCGCGGGCTGATGTGGACGCTGCTCGTCACCCAGATGTTCCCGGTGGCCGTCCTCATCGTGCCGATCTACAACATCATGTCGACGATGGGCCTGCTCAACCAGCCGGCCGGGCTCGTCATCACCTACCTCACCATCTCGGTGCCCTTCTGCGCTTGGATGATGAAGGGCTTCTTCGACACGATCCCGCGCGAGATCGACGAGTCGGGACAGGTCGACGGACTCACCCCGTTCGGCACGTTCTGGCGGCTCATCCTGCCGCTCGCCAAGCCCGGCCTCGCCGTCACGGCCTTCTACTCCTTCATCACCGCCTGGGGCGAAGTGGCCTACGCCTCCGCCTTCATGGTCGGTGACGAGAACCTCACGCTCGCCGGCGGACTGCAGAAGTTCGTCAACCAGTACGGAGCCCAGTGGGGCCCGATGACCGCGGCGTCCGTGCTCATCGCGATCCCGGCCGCGCTGGTCTTCCTGTTCGCGCAGAAGCACCTGGTCACCGGCATGTCCGCCGGAGCCGTCAAGGGCTGA
- a CDS encoding glycoside hydrolase family 13 protein, with translation MTQHLAAPSTGTSDDAPGHRTGWWQDAVIYQVYPRSFADGNGDGMGDLAGVTARLPYLRDLGVDAVWLSPFYASPQADAGYDVADYRAIDPMFGTLLDADALIREAHGLSLRVIVDLVPNHSSDQHEWFKRALAEGPGSALRERYHFRPGKGTDGELPPNDWESIFGGPAWTRTTDPDGTPGDWYLHLFAPEQPDFNWEHPAVADEFRSILRFWLDMGADGFRVDVAHGLVKAEGLPDLGSHDQLKLLGNDVMPFFDQDGVHEIYRSWRTVLDEYSGDRVLVAEAWTPTVERTANYVRPDEMHQAFNFQYLSTAWNAAELRAVIDSSLDAMRPVGAPTTWVLSNHDVTRHATRFANPPGLGTQIRTPGDRELGLRRARAATLLMLALPGSAYVYQGEELGLPDVTDLPDEARQDPSFFRAEGQDGYRDGCRVPIPWTREGSSYGFGSGGSWLPQPDSWGELSVEAQTGTEGSTLELYRAAIAARREHPGLGAGTDVEWLDAPEGVLALGRPGFVCTVNTTGAPVRVAAPGTLLLASGPVAVDGTTVELPADTTVWWTV, from the coding sequence ATGACCCAGCACCTCGCTGCCCCCTCCACCGGCACGTCCGACGACGCCCCGGGCCACCGCACCGGCTGGTGGCAGGACGCGGTGATCTACCAGGTGTACCCACGCAGCTTCGCCGACGGAAACGGCGACGGCATGGGGGACCTCGCGGGTGTCACCGCGCGGCTCCCGTACCTCCGGGACCTCGGTGTCGACGCCGTCTGGCTCAGCCCCTTCTACGCCTCCCCGCAGGCCGACGCCGGTTACGACGTCGCCGACTACCGGGCCATCGACCCGATGTTCGGCACCCTGCTGGACGCCGACGCCCTGATCCGCGAGGCCCACGGTCTGAGCCTGCGCGTCATCGTCGACCTGGTTCCCAACCACTCCTCCGACCAGCACGAGTGGTTCAAGCGCGCCCTCGCCGAGGGCCCCGGCTCCGCCCTGCGCGAGCGCTACCACTTCCGCCCCGGCAAGGGCACCGACGGCGAACTCCCGCCCAACGACTGGGAGTCCATCTTCGGCGGACCCGCCTGGACCCGGACCACCGACCCGGACGGCACCCCCGGCGACTGGTATCTGCACCTCTTCGCGCCGGAGCAGCCCGACTTCAACTGGGAACACCCGGCCGTCGCGGACGAGTTCCGCTCCATCCTGCGCTTCTGGCTCGACATGGGCGCCGACGGCTTCCGCGTCGACGTCGCCCACGGCCTCGTCAAGGCGGAGGGCCTGCCGGACCTCGGATCGCACGACCAGCTGAAACTGCTGGGCAACGACGTCATGCCGTTCTTCGACCAGGACGGTGTGCACGAGATCTACCGCAGCTGGCGCACCGTCCTCGACGAGTACTCCGGCGACCGCGTCCTGGTCGCCGAGGCGTGGACCCCCACCGTCGAGCGCACGGCCAACTACGTGCGCCCGGACGAGATGCACCAGGCCTTCAACTTCCAGTACCTGTCCACCGCCTGGAACGCCGCCGAGCTGCGCGCCGTCATCGACTCCTCGCTCGACGCGATGCGTCCGGTGGGCGCCCCTACCACCTGGGTGCTCTCCAACCACGACGTCACCCGGCACGCCACCCGCTTCGCCAACCCGCCGGGCCTGGGCACCCAGATCCGCACCCCCGGAGACCGCGAGCTCGGACTGCGCAGGGCACGCGCGGCGACCCTGCTGATGCTGGCGCTGCCCGGATCCGCGTACGTCTACCAGGGCGAGGAGCTGGGCCTCCCGGACGTCACCGACCTGCCCGACGAGGCCCGCCAGGACCCGTCCTTCTTCCGGGCCGAGGGTCAGGACGGCTACCGCGACGGCTGCCGCGTCCCGATCCCGTGGACCCGCGAGGGCAGCTCGTACGGCTTCGGCAGCGGCGGCAGCTGGCTCCCGCAGCCCGACAGCTGGGGCGAGCTCTCGGTCGAGGCGCAGACCGGCACGGAAGGCTCCACGCTGGAGCTGTACCGGGCCGCGATCGCCGCCCGGCGCGAGCACCCGGGCCTCGGCGCCGGCACGGACGTCGAGTGGCTGGACGCCCCCGAAGGCGTGCTCGCCCTCGGCCGCCCCGGCTTCGTCTGCACCGTCAACACGACGGGCGCGCCGGTGCGCGTCGCCGCCCCCGGCACGCTGCTGCTCGCCAGCGGCCCGGTCGCCGTCGACGGCACCACCGTCGAGCTGCCCGCCGACACCACGGTGTGGTGGACGGTGTGA
- a CDS encoding LacI family DNA-binding transcriptional regulator, whose product MVDGVTVPAPRTGPALRLSDIAGQAAVSEATVSRVLNGKPGVADTTRQRVLAALDILGYERPVRLRQRSAGLIGLVTPELVNPIFPAFAQSVEQVLAGHGYTPVLCTQLPGGATEDELVEQLVERGVGGIVFLSGLHADTSADPARYAALTERGVPFVLINGYNERISAPFVSPDDQAAVRMAVSHLAELGHRRIGLAIGPQRYVPSRRKADGFLDAAVSLLGMDRDEAELLVCSTLFSVEGGQVAAGALLDRGCTGIVCGSDLMALGVVRAARGRGLDVPRDVSVVGFDDSQLIAFTDPPLTTVRQPVQAMAAAAVGALLEEIAGSPVQRTEYVFQPELVVRGSTAAAPGA is encoded by the coding sequence GTGGTGGACGGTGTGACCGTCCCCGCACCCAGGACCGGACCGGCGCTGCGGCTCTCCGACATCGCCGGTCAGGCCGCGGTCAGCGAGGCCACCGTCAGCCGAGTCCTGAACGGGAAGCCGGGCGTCGCGGACACCACGCGTCAGCGGGTGCTCGCGGCGCTCGACATCCTCGGCTACGAACGCCCCGTACGGCTGCGGCAGCGCAGCGCGGGGCTGATCGGGCTGGTGACGCCCGAACTCGTCAACCCGATCTTCCCGGCGTTCGCCCAGTCCGTGGAGCAGGTGCTCGCGGGGCACGGCTACACGCCCGTGCTCTGCACCCAGCTGCCCGGGGGCGCCACCGAGGACGAGCTGGTCGAACAGCTCGTCGAGCGCGGTGTGGGCGGCATCGTGTTCCTGTCCGGGCTGCACGCGGACACCTCGGCCGACCCGGCGCGCTACGCCGCGCTCACCGAACGCGGCGTGCCGTTCGTCCTGATCAACGGTTACAACGAACGCATCAGCGCCCCGTTCGTCTCGCCCGACGACCAGGCCGCCGTACGCATGGCCGTCAGCCACCTCGCCGAACTCGGGCACCGGCGGATCGGCCTGGCGATCGGGCCGCAGCGTTACGTGCCGTCCCGGCGCAAGGCGGACGGCTTCCTCGACGCGGCCGTCTCCCTGCTGGGCATGGACCGTGACGAGGCCGAGCTCCTCGTCTGCTCCACCCTGTTCAGCGTCGAGGGCGGCCAGGTCGCGGCGGGCGCACTCCTCGACCGCGGCTGCACCGGCATCGTCTGCGGCAGCGACCTGATGGCGCTCGGCGTCGTCCGGGCGGCGCGGGGGAGAGGACTCGACGTCCCCAGGGACGTCTCTGTGGTCGGCTTCGACGACTCCCAGCTCATCGCCTTCACCGACCCGCCCCTGACCACCGTGCGCCAGCCGGTGCAGGCGATGGCGGCGGCGGCGGTGGGCGCGCTGCTGGAGGAGATCGCCGGGAGCCCCGTGCAGCGCACGGAGTACGTGTTCCAGCCGGAGCTGGTGGTCCGGGGGTCCACCGCGGCGGCGCCGGGCGCCTGA
- a CDS encoding GNAT family N-acetyltransferase: MTGLGAVAWPPAPIRTERLVVRESEARDRAGFIELFASPKVRTYLGGPRPRDELERAVPEVPGRRPGLFVTELDGAMIGMVALDRRDAERPGHISPDAGEAELGYTFLPEAWGHGYAAEACAAALAWFAGVLPGEPVVLCTQTANTRSMRLAAKLGFTEVERFEEYGAEQWFGATLGRGGRLPVHAR, translated from the coding sequence ATGACCGGACTCGGAGCCGTCGCCTGGCCACCCGCCCCGATACGGACCGAACGGCTCGTGGTCCGCGAGTCCGAGGCCCGGGACCGCGCGGGGTTCATCGAGCTGTTCGCCTCGCCGAAGGTGCGCACCTACCTCGGTGGACCCCGCCCGCGTGACGAGCTCGAACGCGCGGTGCCCGAGGTGCCCGGGCGGCGCCCCGGCCTCTTCGTGACCGAACTCGACGGAGCGATGATCGGCATGGTCGCGCTCGACCGGCGCGACGCGGAACGCCCGGGGCACATCAGCCCGGACGCCGGGGAGGCCGAACTCGGTTACACCTTCCTGCCCGAGGCATGGGGGCACGGATACGCCGCCGAGGCGTGCGCGGCGGCACTCGCCTGGTTCGCCGGCGTGCTTCCCGGAGAGCCGGTCGTCCTCTGCACCCAGACCGCCAACACCCGCTCGATGCGCCTCGCGGCGAAGCTGGGGTTCACGGAGGTCGAGCGGTTCGAGGAGTACGGCGCGGAGCAGTGGTTCGGTGCGACCCTCGGTCGCGGCGGCCGGCTACCCGTACACGCCAGGTGA
- a CDS encoding RNA polymerase sigma-70 factor yields MAENRTSEEHVVDRATEAFVAQRNLLFTVAYEMLGSAVDAEDVLQETWLRWVGVDLDQVRDQRAYLVQITTRQALNRLRTMSRRKESYVGPWLPEPLLTTPDVAQDVELAESVSMAVMLVLETLSPTERAVFVLREVFDVGYDEIAAAVDRTPAAVRQIAHRARRHVDARRPRTVVSQRQTREAVESFVRALEGGDLQELLDVLAPDVVYMGDGGGVKRAAPRPIAGADKVARLLAGGLGRNTIPITFGRTMVNGSPALALHLDGELDSIVAVHVEAGRITGLYVVRNPEKLSRIASETPLTLR; encoded by the coding sequence ATGGCGGAGAACCGCACGAGTGAGGAACACGTCGTCGACCGGGCGACCGAGGCCTTCGTCGCCCAACGCAACCTGCTGTTCACCGTCGCGTACGAGATGCTCGGCTCGGCGGTCGATGCCGAGGACGTCCTTCAGGAGACCTGGCTGCGGTGGGTCGGGGTCGACCTCGACCAGGTGCGCGACCAGCGCGCGTACCTGGTCCAGATCACGACCCGGCAGGCGCTCAACCGGCTGCGCACGATGTCCCGGCGCAAGGAGTCGTACGTGGGCCCGTGGCTGCCGGAGCCCCTGCTGACCACACCGGACGTGGCCCAGGACGTCGAACTCGCCGAGAGCGTGTCGATGGCGGTGATGCTGGTCCTGGAGACGCTGTCACCGACCGAACGGGCCGTCTTCGTGCTGCGCGAGGTCTTCGACGTCGGCTACGACGAGATCGCGGCAGCGGTCGACAGGACCCCGGCAGCCGTTCGCCAGATCGCGCACCGCGCACGCCGTCACGTGGATGCCCGGCGGCCGCGCACTGTGGTCTCCCAGCGGCAGACGCGGGAGGCCGTGGAGTCGTTCGTGCGGGCACTGGAGGGCGGGGACCTGCAGGAGCTGCTCGACGTGCTCGCGCCCGACGTCGTCTACATGGGCGACGGCGGCGGCGTGAAGCGCGCCGCGCCACGGCCGATCGCCGGAGCCGACAAGGTGGCCCGCCTGCTGGCGGGTGGCCTCGGCCGGAACACGATCCCGATCACCTTCGGCCGCACCATGGTCAACGGCAGCCCGGCGCTCGCGCTCCACCTGGACGGTGAGCTGGACAGCATCGTCGCGGTCCACGTGGAAGCGGGCCGCATCACCGGTCTCTACGTCGTCCGCAACCCCGAGAAGCTGTCTCGCATCGCCTCCGAGACACCGCTCACCTTGCGATGA
- a CDS encoding DUF397 domain-containing protein: protein MISELPAEGVHELQWSKSSYSSNSSEADCVEVATTPGTVHIRDSKDVRGPRLGFAPTTWEAFVTYASQN, encoded by the coding sequence ATGATCAGCGAGCTGCCCGCCGAGGGCGTTCACGAACTGCAGTGGTCCAAGAGCAGCTACAGCAGCAACAGCAGCGAGGCCGACTGTGTCGAGGTGGCGACCACCCCCGGCACCGTGCACATCCGCGACTCCAAGGACGTTCGCGGCCCCCGCCTCGGTTTCGCCCCTACCACCTGGGAAGCCTTCGTCACGTACGCCTCCCAGAACTGA
- a CDS encoding helix-turn-helix transcriptional regulator: MSVDETVTERGDDGADEPGWDVDPDDESGAAMAATVGRQIKAWREAAGMRAGEFGAAIGYGEDLVYKVEGGRRIPRPEFLDRADEVLGAGGKLALMKRELAEVRYPKKVRDLARLEARAVELMAYGDHNLHGLLQTAEYARALFEMRLPAYEPDAVEQAVAGRVARQAIFERAPAPALSFVQEEATLRRPLGGTMVLRRQLEHLLSIGQLRQVSIQVMPIAREEHAGMQGETQVLKFKDGTALGRSEGAFNGRAVSDPKQLRILELRYGMIRAQALPPRESLAFIEQLLGET; encoded by the coding sequence ATGAGCGTGGACGAGACCGTCACGGAGCGCGGCGACGACGGTGCGGACGAGCCCGGCTGGGACGTGGACCCCGATGACGAGTCGGGAGCCGCCATGGCGGCGACGGTGGGCCGCCAGATCAAGGCCTGGCGGGAAGCGGCAGGCATGCGGGCCGGCGAGTTCGGGGCTGCGATCGGGTACGGGGAGGACCTGGTCTACAAGGTCGAGGGCGGCCGTCGCATCCCCCGCCCCGAGTTCCTGGACCGGGCCGACGAGGTGCTGGGGGCGGGCGGCAAGCTCGCACTGATGAAACGGGAGCTGGCGGAGGTCCGGTACCCGAAGAAGGTGCGGGATCTGGCGAGGCTGGAAGCGCGGGCTGTCGAACTCATGGCGTACGGGGACCACAACCTGCACGGCCTGCTACAGACCGCCGAGTACGCGCGGGCACTCTTCGAGATGCGGCTTCCCGCGTACGAGCCGGATGCGGTCGAGCAGGCAGTCGCCGGGCGCGTGGCCAGGCAGGCGATCTTCGAACGAGCCCCAGCTCCCGCTCTCAGTTTCGTTCAGGAGGAAGCAACCCTGAGGCGCCCACTCGGGGGCACAATGGTTCTACGCCGCCAGCTCGAACACCTCCTTTCCATCGGCCAGTTGCGTCAGGTCTCCATCCAGGTCATGCCGATTGCCCGCGAAGAACACGCAGGAATGCAGGGAGAGACACAGGTGCTGAAGTTCAAGGACGGAACGGCTCTGGGACGCTCCGAGGGGGCGTTCAACGGCCGGGCGGTGTCCGATCCGAAGCAGCTTCGAATCCTTGAGCTGCGGTATGGCATGATCCGGGCCCAAGCTCTCCCTCCTCGGGAGTCGCTGGCCTTCATCGAGCAACTTCTGGGAGAAACATGA
- a CDS encoding ATP-binding protein gives MTQEITRIEHSAPTRQFTVLLSPTRRGARLARLLSTAHLGDWGLPTGPAAHIVAELATNAVLHGRVKGRDFRLRLAVHRDAVLRIEVTDARGERLPPAPGTVVEADWEAESGRGLLIVGALADRWGVDARPALRKTVWAELDLVR, from the coding sequence GTGACCCAAGAAATCACCCGAATCGAACATTCCGCTCCCACCCGGCAGTTCACCGTTCTGCTCTCTCCCACCCGTCGGGGCGCCCGGCTCGCCCGTCTGCTCTCCACAGCGCATCTGGGGGACTGGGGGCTGCCCACCGGGCCGGCCGCGCACATCGTTGCCGAGCTGGCCACGAACGCTGTCCTGCACGGCCGCGTGAAGGGCCGGGACTTCCGGCTGCGCCTGGCGGTCCACCGTGACGCGGTCCTCCGCATCGAGGTGACCGACGCCCGGGGCGAACGGCTGCCTCCCGCGCCCGGAACCGTCGTGGAGGCCGACTGGGAAGCCGAATCGGGGCGCGGCCTGCTGATCGTCGGGGCGCTCGCGGACCGCTGGGGCGTTGACGCCCGACCTGCCCTGCGCAAGACGGTCTGGGCCGAACTCGACCTCGTCCGGTGA